Sequence from the uncultured Flavobacterium sp. genome:
CAAAAACATATTTTCCAATAGAAAATACCATAAGTTCCGGCGTGTTTTTTACGGCAGTTTTTTGACTTCGCCTTAGAATGTTTTGAATACGCAATATCAATTCTTCGACTTCAAAAGGTTTTACAACATAATCATCGGCGCCAAGACGCAAACCTTTTATTTTATCCTCTTTAAAACCTTTTGCCGTTAAAAAGATAAAAGGAGTTTCGGCATGTTTGTCGATAATGTTTTCAGCCAGCGTAAAACCATCCATGTGAGGCATCATGACATCCAGAATACAGATATCCGGTTTCGTGTCCGGAAATATTTTCAAAGCTTCCTTACCGTCTTTTGCCCAGGTTACATTAAAACCCGAAAATTCAAGATATTGTCTTAATATAGAAGCATAATCAAAATCGTCTTCGACTAATAAAATATGATGTTTCATACCGGAATTGTAATGGTGAATAATGATCCTTTTTGTTCTTCGCTTTTAACGCTAATAGTTCCTTTATACGTTTGCACCAATTGTTTTATGTAGAATAATCCAAGACCAAGACCTTTGTTATTGTGAATATTCCCTTTTTCGACTCTGTAAAATTTATCAAAAATCGAAACCTGTTCCTGAACCGGAATACCTTTTCCGTTGTCAGTTACAGAAAGAATGAAGTTTCCTGTGGTTAATTTTAAATCTACCAAAATTTTAAAAGCGCCATATTTTACCGCATTATCCAGAAGATTTATCAAAATCGTATTAAAGTGAAAACGATCCATTGAAATAGAAAAAGCTTCTTTTTGGCTTGTAAATTCAATAGATATATCTGGTC
This genomic interval carries:
- a CDS encoding response regulator transcription factor, translating into MKHHILLVEDDFDYASILRQYLEFSGFNVTWAKDGKEALKIFPDTKPDICILDVMMPHMDGFTLAENIIDKHAETPFIFLTAKGFKEDKIKGLRLGADDYVVKPFEVEELILRIQNILRRSQKTAVKNTPELMVFSIGKYVFDGDNYTLSHEKITHQITEKEAKLIRFLYANKNKLLKREEILKEIWGNDDFFSGRSMDVFISRLRKYFSEDPDISIPSVRGLGFKFTTNNE